A window of the Vibrio pomeroyi genome harbors these coding sequences:
- a CDS encoding sulfite exporter TauE/SafE family protein — protein sequence MDWINSLALFFGSLIANTLASLSGGGAGLLQFPLLIFLGLPFSVALATHKVASVALGLGAAYTHIKGGTLSWRICCYLILVGSIGVVIGANIVLLIPDDIAQKLLGAMILALGVYSRLKKQLGQEEQLKNRDTKGWIIGGIGLALIGIINGSLTAGSGLLVTLFLVRWFGFTYKQAVALTMICVGLFWNGIGGIAIVQAGAPIYWLWLPILLLSSFIGGSLGAFLANRSSNQLVKTAFEILTFAVGIKLLI from the coding sequence ATGGATTGGATAAACTCACTTGCCCTCTTTTTTGGTTCATTGATCGCCAATACCCTCGCTTCCTTATCGGGTGGTGGTGCTGGGCTACTTCAATTCCCACTGCTTATCTTTCTTGGCCTCCCCTTCTCAGTCGCCTTAGCAACACACAAAGTCGCCAGTGTCGCTTTAGGTTTGGGCGCTGCTTATACACATATTAAAGGTGGCACGCTCAGTTGGAGAATTTGTTGCTATCTGATCCTTGTTGGCAGCATCGGCGTTGTCATTGGGGCAAATATCGTGTTACTGATTCCAGATGATATTGCACAAAAACTGCTTGGGGCGATGATCTTAGCGCTTGGCGTCTACTCGCGACTAAAGAAGCAATTGGGACAAGAGGAACAACTCAAAAACCGAGATACCAAAGGTTGGATTATTGGTGGCATTGGGCTTGCGCTGATTGGCATCATCAATGGCTCGCTCACTGCCGGATCAGGACTGTTAGTGACCTTGTTTCTTGTTCGCTGGTTTGGTTTCACTTATAAGCAGGCCGTGGCACTCACCATGATATGTGTTGGTCTGTTCTGGAATGGCATCGGCGGTATCGCAATCGTACAAGCTGGTGCTCCGATATACTGGTTGTGGCTACCCATACTTCTACTTAGCTCATTTATAGGCGGAAGCCTCGGTGCATTTCTTGCCAACCGTTCAAGCAATCAGCTCGTCAAAACCGCTTTTGAAATATTGACGTTTGCCGTCGGTATCAAGCTGCTGATATAG
- a CDS encoding SelT/SelW/SelH family protein has protein sequence MNTESNPTTTTVLKATITIHYCRQCNWMLRSSWLCQELLHTFSEEIEQVSLHPDTGGRFEIFCNGIQIWERKADGGFPEAKVLKQRVRNIIAPDKDLGHVDSK, from the coding sequence ATGAATACAGAATCGAATCCAACCACGACAACAGTACTGAAAGCAACGATAACCATACACTATTGCCGTCAATGTAATTGGATGCTTCGCTCAAGCTGGTTGTGCCAAGAATTGCTACACACCTTCAGTGAAGAGATAGAGCAAGTCAGTCTGCACCCTGATACGGGCGGACGATTCGAGATCTTTTGTAATGGAATACAGATTTGGGAAAGAAAAGCGGACGGCGGTTTTCCTGAGGCTAAAGTTCTGAAGCAAAGAGTACGGAACATTATTGCTCCAGACAAAGACCTCGGCCACGTAGATTCAAAGTAA
- the yfcE gene encoding phosphodiesterase, which yields MKLFFASDLHGSLPATEKVLELYQASGAQYLVLLGDILNHGPRNPIPEGYNPPAVAEKLNAFSQEIIAVRGNCDSEVDQMLLSFPMMMDYSWVLLESGQRIFLTHGHLYNTTKRPALKAGDIIAHGHTHIPVAEYQDEIFIFNPSSVTFPREGHAASYGLYEDNTFKVISLEGDLIVSGQL from the coding sequence TCGCTGCCAGCAACAGAAAAAGTATTAGAGCTATACCAAGCATCTGGTGCGCAATATTTGGTTCTATTGGGTGATATTCTGAATCATGGTCCAAGAAACCCGATTCCAGAGGGATACAACCCGCCGGCGGTTGCAGAGAAGTTGAATGCGTTTTCTCAAGAGATCATCGCCGTTCGTGGTAACTGTGACAGCGAAGTAGATCAGATGCTGTTGTCTTTCCCAATGATGATGGATTACTCATGGGTGTTATTGGAATCGGGTCAGCGTATTTTCTTAACTCATGGTCACCTATATAACACAACGAAGCGACCAGCACTGAAAGCGGGCGATATTATTGCTCACGGTCATACTCATATCCCAGTTGCTGAATACCAAGATGAGATCTTCATTTTCAACCCTAGCTCAGTGACATTCCCTCGAGAAGGGCACGCAGCAAGCTATGGTCTATATGAAGACAACACCTTCAAAGTAATCAGCCTTGAAGGTGACCTGATTGTGAGCGGTCAGCTTTAA